The Solea senegalensis isolate Sse05_10M linkage group LG4, IFAPA_SoseM_1, whole genome shotgun sequence genome includes a region encoding these proteins:
- the LOC122768643 gene encoding midasin-like isoform X3, giving the protein MVRRFFLAWCVLTSCVVSGQPTYVLQGQTFQLRPPEIPGQPDEILWKHNGNKVVEFNGKEEDVYGKYQRRVILDWVTAELDITDVTSEDSGEYELEAYREKQLYHFRYELQVIDRVAKPTISCNMSNGSSNTHGTQATLTCSAEPTHPRSILKYEWQSRGNVLPGPKLTINLEDEDADQIHTCVVSNPLTNEKATFTSKSCYSDSPVALVASLVTIFIVLVCVVLAIVFCKLKRKACFAKTKTTTNKDEEQRSPAESKHLLDQASTLPSHQPLERLQGDGNMQAGVTSHNKDKDNGHRHVEGHNMDLQDETPKKGLGLEKNTDQDEGAVSSPSPLGRKLDQDSSISKDKADVNEDQLRRNLGNEMEPNPAESKPLLDQASTLPSHQPLDRFQGDGNMEAGVTSHNKDKDNGHRHGEDHNTDLQDETPKKGHVKQQVDKFTPKSNGQSSPPDTQRGLGLEKNTDQDEGAVSSPSPLGIKPDQDSSISKDKADVNEDQLGRHLGNEMEPDPAESEKKEDENEEAESPPAKGNSPPTADKCPPLTQSSPDMRTREGANSDQVTDETSEENVRESHSTGSVKKQPSSRGSETALHAQDPNLSQDEMHTSKDDQGDLDKALSKDESESDHKSNPKVEEMDSEEDLYLDASQQPHQSPTQTEPDDSKTLNNEAHADPEQGPENMRRPKSEESEEQSACDTADLEKGEGEGEDTAEENKKDQCGPKEEKTGSLNMSEDKEREMKTEIDD; this is encoded by the exons TTTCTGGACAGCCTACATATGTCCTCCAAGGGCAGACCTTCCAACTGCGACCACCAGAGATCCCTGGACAACCCGATGAAATTCTGTGGAAACACAATGGCAACAAAGTGGTGGAATTTAATGGCAAGGAAGAGGACGTGTACGGCAAATATCAACGCAGAGTCATTCTCGACTGGGTCACTGCAGAACTAGATATCACAGACGTCACATCTGAAGATAGTGGAGAATATGAATTGGAAGCGTACAGGGAAAAGCAGCTGTATCATTTTCGCTATGAATTACAGGTCATAG ACAGGGTTGCCAAGCCTACCATTTCCTGTAACATGAGTAATGGCAGCTCTAATACACATGGGACCCAGGCAACGCTGACATGCTCCGCAGAACCCACACACCCTCGGTCCATACTGAAGTATGAGTGGCAATCACGTGGAAATGTGCTGCCGGGCCCAAAGTTAACAATAAATTTGGAGGATGAAGATGCTGATCAAATACATACTTGCGTGGTGAGCAACCCTCTGACAAATGAAAAGGCTACATTCACATCAAAGAGCTGCTACTCTG ATTCACCTGTAGCCCTGGTTGCCAGCCTTGTCACTATCTTTATTGTGCTCGTATGTGTGGTGTTGGCCATAGTGTTCTGCAAACTAAAGAGAAAAG CTTGTtttgctaaaacaaaaacaacaacaaacaaagatgaGGAGCAGAGGTCACCAGCAG AATCAAAGCATCTGTTGGACCAAGCATCCACACTCCCCTCTCATCAACCACTTGAACGTCTCCAAGGTGACGGTAATATGCAAGCTGGTGTTACCAGTCACAATAAAGACAAGGACAATGGACACAGACATGTAGAAG GTCATAACATGGATTTACAAGATGAGACACCAAAAAAAG gtttaggtttagaGAAGAACACAGACCAGGATGAGGGAGCTGTATCTTCTCCATCCCCTCTTGGTAGAAAGCTGGATCAGGACAGTTCCATCAGCAAAGACAAAGCAGATGTCAACGAAGATCAGTTGAGAAGAAATTTAGGGAACGAGATGGAACCAAACCCAGCTG AATCAAAGCCTCTGTTGGACCAAGCATCCACACTCCCCTCTCATCAACCACTTGACCGTTTCCAAGGTGACGGTAATATGGAAGCTGGTGTTACCAGTCACAATAAAGACAAGGACAatggacacagacatggagAAG aTCATAACACAGATTTACAAGATGAGACACCAAAAAAAG GTCATGTCAAACAACAAGTTGATAAATTTACTCCAAAGAGTAATGGACAATCTTCACctccagacacacagagagg TTTAGGTTTAGAGAAGAACACAGACCAGGATGAGGGAGCTGTATCTTCTCCATCCCCGCTTGGTATAAAGCCGGATCAGGACAGTTCCATCAGCAAAGACAAAGCAGATGTCAACGAAGATCAGTTGGGAAGACATTTAGGGAACGAGATGGAACCAGACCCAGCTG AATCGGAGAAAAAGGAAGATGAAAATGAAGAGGCAGAGTCTCCTCCTGCAAAGGGCAATTCTCCTCCCACTGCTGATAAGTGTCCACCTTTGACCCAAAGCTCTCCCGATATGAGAACTAGGGAAGGTGCCAACTCAGACCAGGTTACTGATGAAACTTCAGAGGAAAATGTCAGAGAGTCTCACTCAACAGGCTCGGTGAAGAAGCAGCCATCATCAAGAGGATCAGAAACTGCTTTACATGCACAAGACCCAAACTTGTCTCAGGATGAAATGCACACAAGTAAAGACGACCAGGGAGACTTGGACAAAGCACTTTCTAAAGATGAAAGTGAATCAGATCATAAAAGTAATCCGAAGGTGGAAGAAATGGATTCAGAGGAGGATCTGTATTTAGATGCCTCTCAGCAGCCTCATCAGAGTCCCACACAAACAGAACCTGATGACTCTAAAACTCTGAACAATGAGGCCCATGCAGATCCAGAGCAAGGACCAGAAAATATGAGAAGGCCCAAGTCGGAGGAGTCCGAGGAACAATCAGCCTGCGACACAGCAGATTTAGAAAAGGGTGAGGGTGAAGGTGAAGATACagctgaggaaaacaaaaaggaccAATGCGGCCcaaaggaagaaaagacagGCAGCCTCAACATGAGTgaggataaagagagagaaatgaaaactgaaattgACGACTAG
- the LOC122768643 gene encoding myb-like protein X isoform X9 produces MVRRFFLAWCVLTSCVVSGQPTYVLQGQTFQLRPPEIPGQPDEILWKHNGNKVVEFNGKEEDVYGKYQRRVILDWVTAELDITDVTSEDSGEYELEAYREKQLYHFRYELQVIDRVAKPTISCNMSNGSSNTHGTQATLTCSAEPTHPRSILKYEWQSRGNVLPGPKLTINLEDEDADQIHTCVVSNPLTNEKATFTSKSCYSDSPVALVASLVTIFIVLVCVVLAIVFCKLKRKACFAKTKTTTNKDEEQRSPAESKHLLDQASTLPSHQPLERLQGDGNMQAGVTSHNKDKDNGHRHVEGHNMDLQDETPKKGHVKQQVDKFTPKSNGQSSPPDTQRGLGLEKNTDQDEGAVSSPSPLGIKPDQDSSISKDKADVNEDQLGRHLGNEMEPDPAESEKKEDENEEAESPPAKGNSPPTADKCPPLTQSSPDMRTREGANSDQVTDETSEENVRESHSTGSVKKQPSSRGSETALHAQDPNLSQDEMHTSKDDQGDLDKALSKDESESDHKSNPKVEEMDSEEDLYLDASQQPHQSPTQTEPDDSKTLNNEAHADPEQGPENMRRPKSEESEEQSACDTADLEKGEGEGEDTAEENKKDQCGPKEEKTGSLNMSEDKEREMKTEIDD; encoded by the exons TTTCTGGACAGCCTACATATGTCCTCCAAGGGCAGACCTTCCAACTGCGACCACCAGAGATCCCTGGACAACCCGATGAAATTCTGTGGAAACACAATGGCAACAAAGTGGTGGAATTTAATGGCAAGGAAGAGGACGTGTACGGCAAATATCAACGCAGAGTCATTCTCGACTGGGTCACTGCAGAACTAGATATCACAGACGTCACATCTGAAGATAGTGGAGAATATGAATTGGAAGCGTACAGGGAAAAGCAGCTGTATCATTTTCGCTATGAATTACAGGTCATAG ACAGGGTTGCCAAGCCTACCATTTCCTGTAACATGAGTAATGGCAGCTCTAATACACATGGGACCCAGGCAACGCTGACATGCTCCGCAGAACCCACACACCCTCGGTCCATACTGAAGTATGAGTGGCAATCACGTGGAAATGTGCTGCCGGGCCCAAAGTTAACAATAAATTTGGAGGATGAAGATGCTGATCAAATACATACTTGCGTGGTGAGCAACCCTCTGACAAATGAAAAGGCTACATTCACATCAAAGAGCTGCTACTCTG ATTCACCTGTAGCCCTGGTTGCCAGCCTTGTCACTATCTTTATTGTGCTCGTATGTGTGGTGTTGGCCATAGTGTTCTGCAAACTAAAGAGAAAAG CTTGTtttgctaaaacaaaaacaacaacaaacaaagatgaGGAGCAGAGGTCACCAGCAG AATCAAAGCATCTGTTGGACCAAGCATCCACACTCCCCTCTCATCAACCACTTGAACGTCTCCAAGGTGACGGTAATATGCAAGCTGGTGTTACCAGTCACAATAAAGACAAGGACAATGGACACAGACATGTAGAAG GTCATAACATGGATTTACAAGATGAGACACCAAAAAAAG GTCATGTCAAACAACAAGTTGATAAATTTACTCCAAAGAGTAATGGACAATCTTCACctccagacacacagagagg TTTAGGTTTAGAGAAGAACACAGACCAGGATGAGGGAGCTGTATCTTCTCCATCCCCGCTTGGTATAAAGCCGGATCAGGACAGTTCCATCAGCAAAGACAAAGCAGATGTCAACGAAGATCAGTTGGGAAGACATTTAGGGAACGAGATGGAACCAGACCCAGCTG AATCGGAGAAAAAGGAAGATGAAAATGAAGAGGCAGAGTCTCCTCCTGCAAAGGGCAATTCTCCTCCCACTGCTGATAAGTGTCCACCTTTGACCCAAAGCTCTCCCGATATGAGAACTAGGGAAGGTGCCAACTCAGACCAGGTTACTGATGAAACTTCAGAGGAAAATGTCAGAGAGTCTCACTCAACAGGCTCGGTGAAGAAGCAGCCATCATCAAGAGGATCAGAAACTGCTTTACATGCACAAGACCCAAACTTGTCTCAGGATGAAATGCACACAAGTAAAGACGACCAGGGAGACTTGGACAAAGCACTTTCTAAAGATGAAAGTGAATCAGATCATAAAAGTAATCCGAAGGTGGAAGAAATGGATTCAGAGGAGGATCTGTATTTAGATGCCTCTCAGCAGCCTCATCAGAGTCCCACACAAACAGAACCTGATGACTCTAAAACTCTGAACAATGAGGCCCATGCAGATCCAGAGCAAGGACCAGAAAATATGAGAAGGCCCAAGTCGGAGGAGTCCGAGGAACAATCAGCCTGCGACACAGCAGATTTAGAAAAGGGTGAGGGTGAAGGTGAAGATACagctgaggaaaacaaaaaggaccAATGCGGCCcaaaggaagaaaagacagGCAGCCTCAACATGAGTgaggataaagagagagaaatgaaaactgaaattgACGACTAG
- the LOC122768643 gene encoding midasin-like isoform X5 — MVRRFFLAWCVLTSCVVSGQPTYVLQGQTFQLRPPEIPGQPDEILWKHNGNKVVEFNGKEEDVYGKYQRRVILDWVTAELDITDVTSEDSGEYELEAYREKQLYHFRYELQVIDRVAKPTISCNMSNGSSNTHGTQATLTCSAEPTHPRSILKYEWQSRGNVLPGPKLTINLEDEDADQIHTCVVSNPLTNEKATFTSKSCYSDSPVALVASLVTIFIVLVCVVLAIVFCKLKRKACFAKTKTTTNKDEEQRSPAESKHLLDQASTLPSHQPLERLQGDGNMQAGVTSHNKDKDNGHRHVEGLGLEKNTDQDEGAVSSPSPLGRKLDQDSSISKDKADVNEDQLRRNLGNEMEPNPAESKPLLDQASTLPSHQPLDRFQGDGNMEAGVTSHNKDKDNGHRHGEDHNTDLQDETPKKGHVKQQVDKFTPKSNGQSSPPDTQRGLGLEKNTDQDEGAVSSPSPLGIKPDQDSSISKDKADVNEDQLGRHLGNEMEPDPAESEKKEDENEEAESPPAKGNSPPTADKCPPLTQSSPDMRTREGANSDQVTDETSEENVRESHSTGSVKKQPSSRGSETALHAQDPNLSQDEMHTSKDDQGDLDKALSKDESESDHKSNPKVEEMDSEEDLYLDASQQPHQSPTQTEPDDSKTLNNEAHADPEQGPENMRRPKSEESEEQSACDTADLEKGEGEGEDTAEENKKDQCGPKEEKTGSLNMSEDKEREMKTEIDD, encoded by the exons TTTCTGGACAGCCTACATATGTCCTCCAAGGGCAGACCTTCCAACTGCGACCACCAGAGATCCCTGGACAACCCGATGAAATTCTGTGGAAACACAATGGCAACAAAGTGGTGGAATTTAATGGCAAGGAAGAGGACGTGTACGGCAAATATCAACGCAGAGTCATTCTCGACTGGGTCACTGCAGAACTAGATATCACAGACGTCACATCTGAAGATAGTGGAGAATATGAATTGGAAGCGTACAGGGAAAAGCAGCTGTATCATTTTCGCTATGAATTACAGGTCATAG ACAGGGTTGCCAAGCCTACCATTTCCTGTAACATGAGTAATGGCAGCTCTAATACACATGGGACCCAGGCAACGCTGACATGCTCCGCAGAACCCACACACCCTCGGTCCATACTGAAGTATGAGTGGCAATCACGTGGAAATGTGCTGCCGGGCCCAAAGTTAACAATAAATTTGGAGGATGAAGATGCTGATCAAATACATACTTGCGTGGTGAGCAACCCTCTGACAAATGAAAAGGCTACATTCACATCAAAGAGCTGCTACTCTG ATTCACCTGTAGCCCTGGTTGCCAGCCTTGTCACTATCTTTATTGTGCTCGTATGTGTGGTGTTGGCCATAGTGTTCTGCAAACTAAAGAGAAAAG CTTGTtttgctaaaacaaaaacaacaacaaacaaagatgaGGAGCAGAGGTCACCAGCAG AATCAAAGCATCTGTTGGACCAAGCATCCACACTCCCCTCTCATCAACCACTTGAACGTCTCCAAGGTGACGGTAATATGCAAGCTGGTGTTACCAGTCACAATAAAGACAAGGACAATGGACACAGACATGTAGAAG gtttaggtttagaGAAGAACACAGACCAGGATGAGGGAGCTGTATCTTCTCCATCCCCTCTTGGTAGAAAGCTGGATCAGGACAGTTCCATCAGCAAAGACAAAGCAGATGTCAACGAAGATCAGTTGAGAAGAAATTTAGGGAACGAGATGGAACCAAACCCAGCTG AATCAAAGCCTCTGTTGGACCAAGCATCCACACTCCCCTCTCATCAACCACTTGACCGTTTCCAAGGTGACGGTAATATGGAAGCTGGTGTTACCAGTCACAATAAAGACAAGGACAatggacacagacatggagAAG aTCATAACACAGATTTACAAGATGAGACACCAAAAAAAG GTCATGTCAAACAACAAGTTGATAAATTTACTCCAAAGAGTAATGGACAATCTTCACctccagacacacagagagg TTTAGGTTTAGAGAAGAACACAGACCAGGATGAGGGAGCTGTATCTTCTCCATCCCCGCTTGGTATAAAGCCGGATCAGGACAGTTCCATCAGCAAAGACAAAGCAGATGTCAACGAAGATCAGTTGGGAAGACATTTAGGGAACGAGATGGAACCAGACCCAGCTG AATCGGAGAAAAAGGAAGATGAAAATGAAGAGGCAGAGTCTCCTCCTGCAAAGGGCAATTCTCCTCCCACTGCTGATAAGTGTCCACCTTTGACCCAAAGCTCTCCCGATATGAGAACTAGGGAAGGTGCCAACTCAGACCAGGTTACTGATGAAACTTCAGAGGAAAATGTCAGAGAGTCTCACTCAACAGGCTCGGTGAAGAAGCAGCCATCATCAAGAGGATCAGAAACTGCTTTACATGCACAAGACCCAAACTTGTCTCAGGATGAAATGCACACAAGTAAAGACGACCAGGGAGACTTGGACAAAGCACTTTCTAAAGATGAAAGTGAATCAGATCATAAAAGTAATCCGAAGGTGGAAGAAATGGATTCAGAGGAGGATCTGTATTTAGATGCCTCTCAGCAGCCTCATCAGAGTCCCACACAAACAGAACCTGATGACTCTAAAACTCTGAACAATGAGGCCCATGCAGATCCAGAGCAAGGACCAGAAAATATGAGAAGGCCCAAGTCGGAGGAGTCCGAGGAACAATCAGCCTGCGACACAGCAGATTTAGAAAAGGGTGAGGGTGAAGGTGAAGATACagctgaggaaaacaaaaaggaccAATGCGGCCcaaaggaagaaaagacagGCAGCCTCAACATGAGTgaggataaagagagagaaatgaaaactgaaattgACGACTAG
- the LOC122768643 gene encoding midasin-like isoform X6 — protein sequence MVRRFFLAWCVLTSCVVSGQPTYVLQGQTFQLRPPEIPGQPDEILWKHNGNKVVEFNGKEEDVYGKYQRRVILDWVTAELDITDVTSEDSGEYELEAYREKQLYHFRYELQVIDRVAKPTISCNMSNGSSNTHGTQATLTCSAEPTHPRSILKYEWQSRGNVLPGPKLTINLEDEDADQIHTCVVSNPLTNEKATFTSKSCYSDSPVALVASLVTIFIVLVCVVLAIVFCKLKRKACFAKTKTTTNKDEEQRSPAESKHLLDQASTLPSHQPLERLQGDGNMQAGVTSHNKDKDNGHRHVEGHNMDLQDETPKKGHVKGCVAIFNSKSNGQSSPSDTHRGLGLEKNTDQDEGAVSSPSPLGRKLDQDSSISKDKADVNEDQLRRNLGNEMEPNPAESKPLLDQASTLPSHQPLDRFQGDGNMEAGVTSHNKDKDNGHRHGEGLEKNTDQDEGAVSSPSPLGIKPDQDSSISKDKADVNEDQLGRHLGNEMEPDPAESEKKEDENEEAESPPAKGNSPPTADKCPPLTQSSPDMRTREGANSDQVTDETSEENVRESHSTGSVKKQPSSRGSETALHAQDPNLSQDEMHTSKDDQGDLDKALSKDESESDHKSNPKVEEMDSEEDLYLDASQQPHQSPTQTEPDDSKTLNNEAHADPEQGPENMRRPKSEESEEQSACDTADLEKGEGEGEDTAEENKKDQCGPKEEKTGSLNMSEDKEREMKTEIDD from the exons TTTCTGGACAGCCTACATATGTCCTCCAAGGGCAGACCTTCCAACTGCGACCACCAGAGATCCCTGGACAACCCGATGAAATTCTGTGGAAACACAATGGCAACAAAGTGGTGGAATTTAATGGCAAGGAAGAGGACGTGTACGGCAAATATCAACGCAGAGTCATTCTCGACTGGGTCACTGCAGAACTAGATATCACAGACGTCACATCTGAAGATAGTGGAGAATATGAATTGGAAGCGTACAGGGAAAAGCAGCTGTATCATTTTCGCTATGAATTACAGGTCATAG ACAGGGTTGCCAAGCCTACCATTTCCTGTAACATGAGTAATGGCAGCTCTAATACACATGGGACCCAGGCAACGCTGACATGCTCCGCAGAACCCACACACCCTCGGTCCATACTGAAGTATGAGTGGCAATCACGTGGAAATGTGCTGCCGGGCCCAAAGTTAACAATAAATTTGGAGGATGAAGATGCTGATCAAATACATACTTGCGTGGTGAGCAACCCTCTGACAAATGAAAAGGCTACATTCACATCAAAGAGCTGCTACTCTG ATTCACCTGTAGCCCTGGTTGCCAGCCTTGTCACTATCTTTATTGTGCTCGTATGTGTGGTGTTGGCCATAGTGTTCTGCAAACTAAAGAGAAAAG CTTGTtttgctaaaacaaaaacaacaacaaacaaagatgaGGAGCAGAGGTCACCAGCAG AATCAAAGCATCTGTTGGACCAAGCATCCACACTCCCCTCTCATCAACCACTTGAACGTCTCCAAGGTGACGGTAATATGCAAGCTGGTGTTACCAGTCACAATAAAGACAAGGACAATGGACACAGACATGTAGAAG GTCATAACATGGATTTACAAGATGAGACACCAAAAAAAG GTCATGTCAAAGGATGCGTAGCTATATTTAATTCAAAGAGTAATGGACAATCTTCACCTTCAGACACACATAGAG gtttaggtttagaGAAGAACACAGACCAGGATGAGGGAGCTGTATCTTCTCCATCCCCTCTTGGTAGAAAGCTGGATCAGGACAGTTCCATCAGCAAAGACAAAGCAGATGTCAACGAAGATCAGTTGAGAAGAAATTTAGGGAACGAGATGGAACCAAACCCAGCTG AATCAAAGCCTCTGTTGGACCAAGCATCCACACTCCCCTCTCATCAACCACTTGACCGTTTCCAAGGTGACGGTAATATGGAAGCTGGTGTTACCAGTCACAATAAAGACAAGGACAatggacacagacatggagAAG GTTTAGAGAAGAACACAGACCAGGATGAGGGAGCTGTATCTTCTCCATCCCCGCTTGGTATAAAGCCGGATCAGGACAGTTCCATCAGCAAAGACAAAGCAGATGTCAACGAAGATCAGTTGGGAAGACATTTAGGGAACGAGATGGAACCAGACCCAGCTG AATCGGAGAAAAAGGAAGATGAAAATGAAGAGGCAGAGTCTCCTCCTGCAAAGGGCAATTCTCCTCCCACTGCTGATAAGTGTCCACCTTTGACCCAAAGCTCTCCCGATATGAGAACTAGGGAAGGTGCCAACTCAGACCAGGTTACTGATGAAACTTCAGAGGAAAATGTCAGAGAGTCTCACTCAACAGGCTCGGTGAAGAAGCAGCCATCATCAAGAGGATCAGAAACTGCTTTACATGCACAAGACCCAAACTTGTCTCAGGATGAAATGCACACAAGTAAAGACGACCAGGGAGACTTGGACAAAGCACTTTCTAAAGATGAAAGTGAATCAGATCATAAAAGTAATCCGAAGGTGGAAGAAATGGATTCAGAGGAGGATCTGTATTTAGATGCCTCTCAGCAGCCTCATCAGAGTCCCACACAAACAGAACCTGATGACTCTAAAACTCTGAACAATGAGGCCCATGCAGATCCAGAGCAAGGACCAGAAAATATGAGAAGGCCCAAGTCGGAGGAGTCCGAGGAACAATCAGCCTGCGACACAGCAGATTTAGAAAAGGGTGAGGGTGAAGGTGAAGATACagctgaggaaaacaaaaaggaccAATGCGGCCcaaaggaagaaaagacagGCAGCCTCAACATGAGTgaggataaagagagagaaatgaaaactgaaattgACGACTAG
- the LOC122768643 gene encoding myb-like protein X isoform X7, whose translation MVRRFFLAWCVLTSCVVSGQPTYVLQGQTFQLRPPEIPGQPDEILWKHNGNKVVEFNGKEEDVYGKYQRRVILDWVTAELDITDVTSEDSGEYELEAYREKQLYHFRYELQVIDRVAKPTISCNMSNGSSNTHGTQATLTCSAEPTHPRSILKYEWQSRGNVLPGPKLTINLEDEDADQIHTCVVSNPLTNEKATFTSKSCYSDSPVALVASLVTIFIVLVCVVLAIVFCKLKRKACFAKTKTTTNKDEEQRSPAESKPLLDQASTLPSHQPLDRFQGDGNMEAGVTSHNKDKDNGHRHGEDHNTDLQDETPKKGHVKQQVDKFTPKSNGQSSPPDTQRGLGLEKNTDQDEGAVSSPSPLGIKPDQDSSISKDKADVNEDQLGRHLGNEMEPDPAESEKKEDENEEAESPPAKGNSPPTADKCPPLTQSSPDMRTREGANSDQVTDETSEENVRESHSTGSVKKQPSSRGSETALHAQDPNLSQDEMHTSKDDQGDLDKALSKDESESDHKSNPKVEEMDSEEDLYLDASQQPHQSPTQTEPDDSKTLNNEAHADPEQGPENMRRPKSEESEEQSACDTADLEKGEGEGEDTAEENKKDQCGPKEEKTGSLNMSEDKEREMKTEIDD comes from the exons TTTCTGGACAGCCTACATATGTCCTCCAAGGGCAGACCTTCCAACTGCGACCACCAGAGATCCCTGGACAACCCGATGAAATTCTGTGGAAACACAATGGCAACAAAGTGGTGGAATTTAATGGCAAGGAAGAGGACGTGTACGGCAAATATCAACGCAGAGTCATTCTCGACTGGGTCACTGCAGAACTAGATATCACAGACGTCACATCTGAAGATAGTGGAGAATATGAATTGGAAGCGTACAGGGAAAAGCAGCTGTATCATTTTCGCTATGAATTACAGGTCATAG ACAGGGTTGCCAAGCCTACCATTTCCTGTAACATGAGTAATGGCAGCTCTAATACACATGGGACCCAGGCAACGCTGACATGCTCCGCAGAACCCACACACCCTCGGTCCATACTGAAGTATGAGTGGCAATCACGTGGAAATGTGCTGCCGGGCCCAAAGTTAACAATAAATTTGGAGGATGAAGATGCTGATCAAATACATACTTGCGTGGTGAGCAACCCTCTGACAAATGAAAAGGCTACATTCACATCAAAGAGCTGCTACTCTG ATTCACCTGTAGCCCTGGTTGCCAGCCTTGTCACTATCTTTATTGTGCTCGTATGTGTGGTGTTGGCCATAGTGTTCTGCAAACTAAAGAGAAAAG CTTGTtttgctaaaacaaaaacaacaacaaacaaagatgaGGAGCAGAGGTCACCAGCAG AATCAAAGCCTCTGTTGGACCAAGCATCCACACTCCCCTCTCATCAACCACTTGACCGTTTCCAAGGTGACGGTAATATGGAAGCTGGTGTTACCAGTCACAATAAAGACAAGGACAatggacacagacatggagAAG aTCATAACACAGATTTACAAGATGAGACACCAAAAAAAG GTCATGTCAAACAACAAGTTGATAAATTTACTCCAAAGAGTAATGGACAATCTTCACctccagacacacagagagg TTTAGGTTTAGAGAAGAACACAGACCAGGATGAGGGAGCTGTATCTTCTCCATCCCCGCTTGGTATAAAGCCGGATCAGGACAGTTCCATCAGCAAAGACAAAGCAGATGTCAACGAAGATCAGTTGGGAAGACATTTAGGGAACGAGATGGAACCAGACCCAGCTG AATCGGAGAAAAAGGAAGATGAAAATGAAGAGGCAGAGTCTCCTCCTGCAAAGGGCAATTCTCCTCCCACTGCTGATAAGTGTCCACCTTTGACCCAAAGCTCTCCCGATATGAGAACTAGGGAAGGTGCCAACTCAGACCAGGTTACTGATGAAACTTCAGAGGAAAATGTCAGAGAGTCTCACTCAACAGGCTCGGTGAAGAAGCAGCCATCATCAAGAGGATCAGAAACTGCTTTACATGCACAAGACCCAAACTTGTCTCAGGATGAAATGCACACAAGTAAAGACGACCAGGGAGACTTGGACAAAGCACTTTCTAAAGATGAAAGTGAATCAGATCATAAAAGTAATCCGAAGGTGGAAGAAATGGATTCAGAGGAGGATCTGTATTTAGATGCCTCTCAGCAGCCTCATCAGAGTCCCACACAAACAGAACCTGATGACTCTAAAACTCTGAACAATGAGGCCCATGCAGATCCAGAGCAAGGACCAGAAAATATGAGAAGGCCCAAGTCGGAGGAGTCCGAGGAACAATCAGCCTGCGACACAGCAGATTTAGAAAAGGGTGAGGGTGAAGGTGAAGATACagctgaggaaaacaaaaaggaccAATGCGGCCcaaaggaagaaaagacagGCAGCCTCAACATGAGTgaggataaagagagagaaatgaaaactgaaattgACGACTAG